In Dolichospermum flos-aquae CCAP 1403/13F, the following proteins share a genomic window:
- a CDS encoding RNA polymerase sigma factor, RpoD/SigA family, protein MATVKNHTENVNAKFTADMVRTYLREIGRVPLLSREQEIIYGKQVQQMMALLEAKEALRKEIDHEPSLSEWAARVNQSETELNHLMVQGKRAKQKMIEANLRLVVAIAKKYQKRNMEFLDLIQEGTLGLERGVEKFDPMRGYKFSTYAYWWIRQAITRAIAQQGRTIRLPIHITEKLNKIKKVQRELAQTLGRSPTPTEIAKELELEPAQIREYLNMARQPVSLDVRVGENQDTELQEMLEDDGPSPEYYTTQEFLRHDLNNLLAELTPQQRQVVALRFGLEDGNELSLAKVGERLNLSRERVRQLEHQALAHLRRRRANVKEYIAS, encoded by the coding sequence ATGGCTACAGTTAAAAATCATACAGAGAATGTCAATGCCAAATTTACCGCTGATATGGTAAGAACTTATCTGCGAGAAATTGGCCGTGTACCTTTGTTAAGCCGTGAACAGGAAATCATCTACGGTAAACAAGTACAGCAAATGATGGCACTGCTAGAAGCTAAAGAAGCTTTACGCAAAGAAATTGACCATGAACCTAGTTTATCAGAATGGGCTGCCCGTGTTAATCAATCAGAAACAGAACTAAATCATCTGATGGTACAAGGTAAGCGAGCCAAGCAAAAAATGATTGAAGCGAATTTGCGCTTGGTTGTAGCTATTGCGAAAAAATATCAAAAGCGGAATATGGAATTTCTGGATTTAATCCAGGAAGGAACTTTGGGATTAGAACGGGGTGTGGAGAAATTTGATCCCATGCGGGGTTACAAATTCTCAACCTATGCTTATTGGTGGATTCGTCAGGCAATTACCAGAGCGATCGCCCAACAAGGTCGGACAATCCGTCTACCAATCCATATTACCGAAAAACTGAACAAAATTAAAAAAGTTCAACGGGAATTAGCGCAAACATTAGGAAGATCACCCACACCTACAGAAATCGCCAAAGAACTAGAGTTAGAACCCGCTCAAATTCGTGAATATCTGAATATGGCGCGTCAACCAGTTTCTTTAGATGTGCGCGTCGGTGAAAACCAAGATACCGAATTGCAAGAAATGTTGGAAGATGACGGGCCATCACCAGAGTATTACACGACTCAGGAGTTTTTGCGTCACGACTTGAATAACCTGCTTGCAGAACTCACACCCCAACAGCGCCAAGTTGTAGCCTTACGCTTTGGTTTAGAAGATGGAAATGAACTCTCTTTAGCGAAAGTTGGTGAACGTTTGAACCTCAGTCGGGAACGAGTTCGTCAATTAGAGCATCAAGCTCTTGCACATTTACGTCGTCGCCGCGCTAATGTTAAAGAATATATTGCCAGCTAG
- the cobO gene encoding cob(I)yrinic acid a,c-diamide adenosyltransferase: MKSDTPEELNTDPADQEISRLIDEVISTSQTDEKYRQKMQRRKEVQDQRIAKAIPEKGLIIVNTGHGKGKTTAALGMVLRSLGHGHKVAIVQFIKGAWEPAEKRAFSHWENQLEFHAMGEGFTWETQDRDRDLDKAAAAWEKSLEFINNPDFKLVLLDEINIALKLGYLQVEEVLAGLAQKPADKHVILTGRGAPPALIEKADLVTEMTLVKHPFKDQGVKAQAGIEY, translated from the coding sequence ATGAAAAGCGACACACCAGAAGAACTAAATACAGATCCAGCAGATCAAGAGATTTCCCGGTTAATTGATGAGGTAATATCAACATCCCAAACTGATGAAAAATACCGTCAAAAAATGCAGCGACGGAAAGAAGTCCAAGATCAACGCATAGCTAAAGCCATACCGGAAAAAGGCTTAATTATCGTCAATACTGGTCATGGTAAGGGTAAAACTACTGCGGCTTTGGGAATGGTTTTGCGATCGCTCGGACATGGACATAAAGTAGCCATAGTTCAATTTATTAAAGGCGCATGGGAACCAGCAGAAAAACGCGCTTTTAGTCATTGGGAAAACCAACTCGAATTTCACGCAATGGGTGAAGGCTTTACATGGGAAACCCAAGATCGTGATCGTGATCTTGATAAAGCTGCTGCTGCTTGGGAAAAATCCCTAGAATTTATCAACAACCCAGACTTTAAATTAGTTCTCCTCGATGAAATTAATATTGCTCTGAAACTGGGTTATTTACAGGTTGAAGAAGTATTAGCAGGTTTAGCTCAAAAACCAGCAGACAAGCACGTAATTCTCACGGGAAGAGGCGCACCACCGGCATTAATTGAAAAAGCCGATTTAGTCACTGAAATGACATTAGTTAAGCATCCTTTTAAGGATCAAGGGGTGAAAGCTCAAGCAGGAATTGAGTATTAA
- a CDS encoding DUF433 domain-containing protein, with translation MPTLTDISTLIVSTPGTCGGRPRIANTRITVQYIVNEIKSGITPEEIIEDKPFLTIAGIYTALAYYYANKESLDIQFARYQEECQRLEAEYKTNYSDHS, from the coding sequence ATGCCAACCCTCACAGATATTTCCACTTTGATTGTTAGCACACCAGGCACTTGTGGTGGTCGTCCACGAATTGCTAACACTCGCATTACTGTTCAGTATATTGTCAATGAGATTAAATCTGGGATAACTCCAGAAGAAATTATTGAAGATAAGCCTTTTTTGACCATTGCAGGTATTTATACTGCGTTGGCTTATTATTATGCTAATAAGGAATCACTAGATATTCAATTCGCTCGATATCAAGAAGAATGTCAACGACTTGAAGCAGAATATAAAACAAATTATTCAGATCACAGCTAA